One window of the Niallia circulans genome contains the following:
- a CDS encoding glycoside hydrolase family 1 protein, whose protein sequence is MTVQYKFPKGFWWGSATSATQIEGAANEAGKGKNIWDHWYEAEPNRFFDNVGPETTSNFYYQYKEDIQLMKEIGHNSFRLSISWSRLIPNGRGEVNPEAVTFYNNVIDELLANGIEPFVTLYHFDMPLEMQKIGGWENREVVDAYQAYALQSFQLFGDRVKKWFTFNEPIVPVEGGYLYDFHYPNIVDFKKAAQVAYHTVLAHAKAVQAFRGWNQDKDTKIGIVLNLTPSYPRSQNPYDMKAANICDLFFNRSFLDPAVLGEYPEELVEILREHGQLPNSEQGDLELIKENTVDVLGVNYYQPRRVKAKEHLPNPYSPFMPEWFFDSYEMPGRKMNPYRGWEIYEKGIYDIMMNLKENYGNVESFISENGMGVQDEERFLKDGQIQDDYRIKFIEGHLQWLYRSIEEGCNVKGYHLWTFMDNWSWSNAYKNRYGFISVDLKTQTRTPKKSAYWFKNVAANNGF, encoded by the coding sequence ATGACTGTTCAATACAAATTTCCTAAAGGTTTTTGGTGGGGAAGCGCCACATCTGCAACACAGATAGAAGGAGCAGCGAATGAAGCAGGAAAAGGAAAAAACATTTGGGACCATTGGTATGAGGCAGAACCAAATCGCTTTTTTGACAATGTAGGGCCAGAAACTACTTCTAATTTCTATTATCAATATAAAGAAGATATTCAATTGATGAAGGAAATTGGGCATAATTCTTTCCGCTTATCTATTTCTTGGTCTAGATTAATTCCAAACGGACGGGGAGAAGTGAACCCAGAAGCTGTAACTTTTTACAATAATGTAATTGATGAGCTATTAGCTAATGGAATCGAACCATTCGTTACCCTGTATCATTTTGATATGCCGCTAGAAATGCAGAAAATCGGTGGTTGGGAAAATCGCGAAGTTGTGGATGCATACCAAGCCTATGCTTTACAATCCTTCCAGCTATTCGGTGATCGTGTGAAAAAATGGTTTACGTTCAATGAACCGATTGTTCCGGTCGAAGGTGGATATTTATATGATTTCCATTATCCGAATATCGTAGATTTTAAGAAGGCTGCACAAGTAGCCTATCATACAGTTTTAGCACATGCGAAAGCTGTTCAAGCTTTTCGAGGATGGAATCAAGACAAAGATACAAAAATAGGGATTGTGTTAAATTTAACGCCATCCTACCCAAGAAGCCAGAATCCGTATGATATGAAAGCAGCGAATATTTGTGATTTATTCTTTAATAGAAGTTTCTTAGATCCTGCTGTACTTGGTGAATATCCAGAGGAATTAGTAGAAATATTACGTGAACATGGACAACTACCAAATAGTGAGCAAGGAGATTTAGAACTAATTAAAGAAAATACAGTCGATGTTCTTGGAGTCAACTACTATCAACCCCGCCGAGTGAAGGCGAAAGAGCATTTACCAAATCCGTATAGCCCTTTTATGCCAGAATGGTTCTTTGACTCCTATGAGATGCCAGGCAGAAAAATGAATCCTTATCGCGGCTGGGAAATTTACGAAAAAGGTATTTACGATATCATGATGAATTTAAAGGAAAACTATGGGAATGTGGAATCCTTTATTTCTGAAAATGGCATGGGAGTTCAAGATGAAGAGCGTTTCTTGAAAGATGGTCAAATTCAAGATGATTATCGTATTAAGTTTATTGAAGGACATTTACAATGGCTGTATAGGTCTATTGAAGAGGGCTGTAATGTTAAGGGATATCATCTATGGACATTCATGGATAATTGGTCTTGGTCCAATGCCTATAAAAATCGCTACGGTTTTATTTCAGTAGATTTAAAAACACAAACCAGAACACCAAAGAAAAGTGC
- a CDS encoding PTS lactose/cellobiose transporter subunit IIA, protein METDNKMTEIAFQIILFAGNGRSCAMEAIQEAKEGNFEEADRLLEESSTELGKAHGFQTKLLQEEASGNGASVNVILVHSQDHLMTAITVRDLATEIIEIYRNK, encoded by the coding sequence ATGGAAACAGATAACAAAATGACAGAAATAGCTTTTCAAATAATTCTTTTTGCTGGAAATGGCCGTTCATGTGCAATGGAAGCAATACAAGAAGCAAAAGAAGGAAACTTTGAAGAAGCGGATCGATTACTAGAAGAATCAAGTACTGAACTTGGTAAAGCGCATGGTTTTCAAACGAAACTACTCCAAGAGGAAGCGAGCGGAAATGGTGCGAGCGTGAATGTGATTTTAGTTCATTCTCAAGATCATTTGATGACAGCTATTACTGTTCGTGATTTGGCTACTGAAATAATTGAGATTTATCGTAATAAATAA
- the celB gene encoding PTS cellobiose transporter subunit IIC yields MNKFMEVLENILLPIAEKLNNNRYLAALRDGFMVALPLIIFGSIFVVIANFPFLDKMISEDAYAAYQNALGPASAATLSIMGLFVIMGIGYKLTQHYGLEAIYGAVVGVASFLILNPQELGEVTGVIPTVILGAQGMFLGIFTAFISAELYRFFVKKNWTIKMPPGVPDSVSRSFSALIPITLTLTFFLIIRILFSFTPFETVQNFIYTIIQEPLTALGSSLPATIVVVLLIQLFWFFGLHGQIIMNSVLDPIWYALNDQNFTAFQAGTELPNVITKQFMDTFLVGMGGTGMTLGVVILIFLIGKSRQTKELGKLGGPAGIFNVNEPIIFGLPIIMNPLVLIPWLLAPVVVTIITYLTMSAGIVPKPAGIIVPWTTPIGISGFLATGNDWRGAALQIFNLLVVMVIWWPFLKVLDKNYYETEKKG; encoded by the coding sequence ATGAATAAGTTTATGGAGGTTTTGGAAAATATTCTGTTGCCAATTGCTGAGAAATTGAACAACAATCGTTATTTAGCAGCATTACGTGATGGATTTATGGTTGCCTTGCCGCTAATCATTTTTGGATCAATTTTTGTTGTAATTGCAAACTTTCCTTTCCTAGATAAGATGATAAGCGAAGATGCTTATGCAGCTTATCAAAATGCATTAGGTCCAGCATCCGCAGCAACGCTAAGTATTATGGGACTCTTTGTCATAATGGGAATTGGATATAAGCTGACACAGCATTATGGTCTTGAAGCCATTTATGGAGCTGTTGTAGGGGTTGCATCATTCCTTATTTTAAACCCACAAGAATTAGGGGAAGTGACTGGGGTTATCCCAACAGTTATTCTTGGCGCACAAGGTATGTTCTTGGGGATTTTCACAGCATTTATTTCCGCAGAGCTATATCGCTTCTTTGTGAAGAAAAATTGGACGATTAAAATGCCGCCAGGTGTACCAGACTCTGTATCTAGATCCTTTAGTGCATTGATTCCTATTACATTAACATTAACATTCTTTTTAATCATTCGTATTCTTTTCAGCTTTACACCATTTGAAACAGTACAAAACTTTATTTATACGATTATCCAAGAGCCATTAACTGCTCTAGGTAGTAGTCTTCCAGCAACAATCGTGGTGGTATTATTAATTCAATTATTCTGGTTCTTCGGTTTACACGGACAAATTATTATGAACTCTGTCCTTGACCCAATCTGGTATGCATTGAATGACCAAAACTTTACTGCTTTCCAAGCAGGAACAGAGCTTCCAAACGTTATCACAAAACAATTTATGGATACGTTCCTAGTAGGTATGGGTGGTACTGGGATGACATTGGGGGTTGTTATTCTTATCTTCTTAATCGGTAAGAGCAGACAAACAAAAGAACTTGGAAAACTAGGTGGACCAGCTGGAATTTTCAACGTAAATGAACCAATTATCTTTGGTTTACCAATCATTATGAACCCATTAGTTCTTATTCCGTGGTTATTAGCGCCAGTAGTAGTAACAATCATTACGTATCTGACAATGTCAGCAGGGATCGTTCCGAAACCAGCAGGAATCATTGTTCCGTGGACAACACCGATTGGTATTAGTGGGTTCTTAGCAACCGGTAATGATTGGAGAGGGGCAGCACTGCAAATCTTTAACTTACTTGTTGTGATGGTGATTTGGTGGCCATTCCTAAAAGTTCTAGACAAAAATTATTATGAAACAGAGAAAAAAGGATAA
- a CDS encoding PTS sugar transporter subunit IIB: protein MKRILLACSSGMSTSLLVSKMKDAAKEKGIEAEIWAVAQDKAQTDMERADVLLIGPQMRFLKKKLATQAEAVGIPLDVIDPVAYGRIDGLAVLNKALELIENNK, encoded by the coding sequence ATGAAAAGAATTTTATTAGCTTGTTCTTCAGGAATGTCTACTAGTCTATTAGTTTCTAAAATGAAAGATGCTGCAAAGGAAAAAGGCATTGAAGCAGAAATTTGGGCTGTTGCGCAAGATAAAGCACAGACAGATATGGAACGTGCAGATGTTCTTTTAATTGGTCCGCAAATGCGCTTCTTAAAAAAGAAACTAGCTACTCAAGCAGAAGCGGTTGGAATTCCGTTAGATGTTATTGATCCAGTTGCTTATGGACGAATTGATGGATTAGCTGTTTTAAACAAAGCGTTAGAATTAATCGAGAATAACAAGTAA
- the xynB gene encoding xylan 1,4-beta-xylosidase, giving the protein MKIINPVLKGFNPDPSICRVDEDYYIAVSTFEWFPGVQIHHSKDLVNWELVAHPLQRVSQLDMKGNPNSGGVWAPCLSYSDGKFWLIYTDVKVVDGAWKDCHNYLVTSETVDGDWGEPIKLNSSGFDASLFHDVDGKKYLLNMLWDQRIDRHSFGGIVMQEYSTKQKKLINKPQIIFKGTDIKLTEAPHLYHIGDYYYLLTAEGGTKYEHAATIARSKNIEGPYEVHPHNPLLTSWHNPRNPLQKCGHASIVHTHTDEWYLAHLTGRPIHPDDDSIIQQRGYCPLGRETAIQKLEWRDGWPYVVGGKEGSLEVEAPKIPETKFPPTYPVVDEFEQDNLNINFQTLRIPFTEQLGSLSERPHHLRLFGQESLTSTFTQSFVARRWQSLQFEAETAVAFTPENIQQAAGLVNYYNTENWTALQVTYDENLGRILDLTVNDNFSFSQPLKEKIIVPTETEYIYLRVTVENEYYYYSYSFDKEEWNKLDIVFESKKLSDDYIRGGGFFTGAFVGMQCQDTSGQNIPADFKYFRYQENE; this is encoded by the coding sequence ATGAAAATTATCAACCCTGTACTGAAAGGATTTAATCCAGACCCAAGCATTTGCAGAGTCGATGAAGACTACTATATCGCAGTATCTACCTTTGAGTGGTTTCCAGGAGTACAAATACATCATTCAAAGGATTTGGTCAACTGGGAATTAGTTGCACATCCATTACAAAGAGTTTCCCAACTAGATATGAAAGGAAATCCTAACTCTGGCGGTGTTTGGGCTCCTTGCTTAAGTTATAGCGACGGGAAGTTTTGGCTTATTTACACGGATGTAAAAGTAGTGGATGGAGCTTGGAAAGATTGTCACAACTATTTGGTTACTTCCGAAACGGTAGATGGGGATTGGGGAGAGCCGATTAAATTAAATAGTTCTGGTTTTGATGCTTCCTTGTTTCATGACGTGGATGGCAAGAAATATTTATTAAATATGCTGTGGGACCAGCGCATTGACCGTCATTCCTTCGGCGGAATTGTTATGCAGGAATACTCTACAAAACAGAAAAAATTAATTAACAAGCCGCAAATAATTTTCAAGGGCACAGATATCAAATTAACAGAAGCACCTCATCTTTATCATATTGGCGATTACTATTATTTATTAACAGCAGAAGGCGGAACGAAATATGAGCATGCTGCAACAATTGCACGTTCCAAAAATATAGAAGGGCCTTATGAGGTACATCCGCATAACCCACTTTTAACTTCCTGGCATAATCCTAGAAATCCATTGCAAAAATGTGGGCATGCTTCTATTGTCCACACCCATACAGATGAATGGTATTTAGCTCATTTAACTGGACGTCCTATTCATCCAGATGATGATTCTATTATTCAACAAAGGGGATATTGTCCTTTAGGAAGGGAAACAGCGATTCAGAAGCTGGAGTGGAGAGATGGCTGGCCATATGTAGTTGGCGGAAAAGAGGGGAGCTTGGAAGTAGAAGCTCCAAAGATTCCGGAAACAAAATTCCCTCCAACTTATCCAGTTGTCGATGAATTTGAGCAAGATAATCTTAATATCAATTTCCAAACATTGCGTATTCCTTTTACAGAACAATTAGGTTCTTTATCAGAAAGACCTCATCATTTACGCTTATTTGGCCAAGAATCATTAACATCAACCTTTACACAATCTTTTGTTGCTAGACGCTGGCAAAGCCTTCAATTTGAAGCGGAAACAGCCGTAGCCTTTACGCCCGAGAATATTCAGCAGGCTGCAGGTTTAGTAAATTACTACAACACTGAAAATTGGACAGCATTGCAAGTGACCTATGATGAAAATCTTGGACGCATCCTTGATTTAACGGTTAATGACAACTTTTCTTTCTCTCAACCATTGAAGGAGAAAATAATTGTTCCAACCGAAACAGAATATATTTACTTAAGAGTCACAGTCGAAAATGAATATTACTACTACTCTTACTCATTTGATAAAGAAGAGTGGAATAAACTAGATATAGTATTTGAATCAAAAAAACTATCTGATGATTATATTCGCGGCGGCGGCTTCTTTACCGGAGCATTTGTTGGAATGCAATGTCAAGATACAAGTGGTCAAAATATACCAGCAGACTTTAAATATTTCCGCTATCAGGAAAACGAATAA
- a CDS encoding malate:quinone oxidoreductase codes for MHQKGNAYILSENKSIRKVKMSRRETKTDVILIGAGIMSATLGTLLKELDPNLKITVFEKLASAGEESSNEWNNAGTGHAALCELNYTVEKPDGSVDISKAIEINEQFQVSLQFWSHLVNNQVLHNPQDFIRPLPHMSLVLGEKNVAFLQKRFEAMVSNPLFNGMEFSKDPEKLNEWIPLIMQNRELKEPIAATKIDSGTDVNFGALTRLLFADLLKKGVEINYKHSVNDLKRTNDGLWEAKVQNLNSGTVERHAAKFVFIGGGGGSLHLLQKSGIPEGKHMGGFPVSGIFLVCKNQEIVEKHHAKVYGKAKVGAPPMSVPHLDTRFIDNQKSLLFGPFAGFSPKFLKTGSMFDLITSVKPDNLLTMLAAGAKNMSLTSYLIQQLMLSKEKRIEELREFIPNAKAEDWDLVVAGQRVQVIKDTEAGGKGTLQFGTEVVSAADGSIAALLGASPGASTAVHVMLKVIQKCFTEKMPEWQPKLKEMIPSYGLSLKENPQLLHDVHTLTAETLQLSEKRPIHH; via the coding sequence ATGCATCAAAAAGGGAACGCTTACATTCTTTCTGAAAATAAAAGTATAAGGAAGGTTAAAATGAGCAGACGAGAGACGAAAACAGACGTTATTTTAATTGGTGCCGGGATTATGAGTGCAACTCTAGGAACGCTTTTAAAAGAATTAGACCCAAATTTGAAAATTACAGTGTTTGAAAAATTAGCTAGTGCAGGTGAGGAAAGCTCGAATGAATGGAATAACGCAGGAACAGGTCATGCGGCACTATGCGAATTGAACTACACGGTAGAAAAACCAGATGGCTCTGTAGACATAAGTAAAGCGATAGAAATTAACGAACAGTTTCAAGTTTCCTTGCAATTTTGGTCTCATCTTGTAAATAATCAAGTATTACATAATCCACAAGACTTTATTAGACCATTGCCACATATGAGTTTAGTTCTTGGGGAAAAAAATGTAGCTTTTTTACAGAAACGTTTTGAGGCAATGGTAAGTAATCCGCTATTTAACGGAATGGAATTCTCAAAGGATCCCGAAAAACTAAATGAATGGATACCCCTCATTATGCAAAATCGTGAATTAAAAGAACCGATAGCCGCGACAAAGATTGATTCTGGAACAGATGTGAATTTCGGTGCCTTAACCCGTTTGCTGTTTGCTGATTTATTGAAAAAAGGTGTAGAAATTAACTACAAGCACAGTGTAAATGATTTAAAACGAACGAATGATGGCTTATGGGAAGCAAAGGTACAAAATCTAAATAGTGGTACAGTCGAAAGACATGCTGCTAAATTCGTCTTTATTGGCGGTGGCGGCGGCAGTTTACATTTATTGCAGAAATCTGGTATCCCCGAAGGAAAACATATGGGTGGATTCCCAGTTAGTGGTATATTTTTAGTCTGCAAAAATCAAGAAATAGTTGAAAAACATCATGCAAAGGTTTATGGGAAAGCAAAGGTTGGAGCGCCACCCATGTCTGTTCCCCATTTAGATACACGATTCATTGATAATCAGAAATCATTGCTTTTTGGCCCGTTTGCTGGTTTTTCGCCTAAGTTCTTGAAGACAGGCTCCATGTTTGACTTAATTACATCTGTTAAGCCAGATAATTTGTTAACAATGCTGGCAGCTGGTGCAAAAAATATGTCCTTAACAAGTTATTTAATCCAGCAGCTTATGCTTTCAAAAGAAAAGCGAATAGAAGAATTACGTGAATTTATCCCGAATGCCAAAGCGGAAGATTGGGATCTTGTGGTAGCTGGGCAGCGTGTGCAAGTGATAAAGGATACAGAAGCTGGCGGGAAAGGGACCCTTCAATTTGGAACAGAGGTTGTAAGTGCGGCAGATGGTTCTATAGCAGCATTACTTGGTGCTTCACCTGGTGCTTCTACTGCTGTTCACGTTATGCTGAAAGTAATCCAGAAATGTTTTACAGAAAAAATGCCAGAATGGCAGCCAAAATTAAAGGAAATGATCCCGTCGTATGGATTATCCCTAAAAGAAAATCCTCAGCTATTGCATGACGTTCATACATTAACAGCAGAAACATTGCAATTGTCTGAAAAAAGACCTATTCATCATTAA
- a CDS encoding MetQ/NlpA family ABC transporter substrate-binding protein, with protein MKKILFIMIIGLFLLAACGKEKAETEKKQTNTKEKEEVTLKVASLIPPMTEILDLVKPTLAEEGINLDVKVLSDNVQPNTALAAGEVDANFFQHVPYMEEFNRSNNAELVPVKAIYFANYGVYSKQYDSMDDVPEGAVIAIANDVSNIDRSLALLAQHDVIKLKEKTGPYYTKADIIENPKNYKFEEVDLLMLARMYDDADLVVMTPAYASPLGLTPKSDALLVEGVENDFAITLVARKDNADWEPIQKLAEAMTSPEVRKFLEEKYDETAIPAF; from the coding sequence ATGAAAAAAATATTATTTATAATGATAATTGGCCTATTTCTGTTAGCAGCTTGCGGGAAAGAAAAGGCAGAAACAGAAAAAAAGCAAACAAATACTAAGGAAAAAGAAGAAGTAACACTAAAGGTTGCGTCTTTAATACCGCCAATGACGGAAATTCTTGATCTAGTAAAACCAACACTAGCAGAGGAAGGTATTAACCTTGATGTTAAAGTATTAAGTGATAATGTACAGCCGAATACGGCACTTGCGGCAGGGGAAGTGGATGCAAACTTCTTCCAGCATGTTCCTTATATGGAAGAGTTCAACCGAAGTAATAACGCTGAATTAGTGCCAGTAAAAGCTATCTATTTTGCAAATTATGGTGTTTATTCAAAACAATATGATTCTATGGATGATGTGCCAGAAGGTGCTGTAATCGCCATTGCTAATGATGTATCCAATATAGACCGTTCTTTGGCATTATTGGCTCAACATGATGTCATTAAGTTAAAAGAGAAAACAGGCCCTTATTACACCAAAGCGGATATTATCGAAAATCCGAAAAACTATAAGTTTGAGGAAGTTGACTTATTAATGCTGGCAAGAATGTATGATGATGCTGATCTAGTCGTGATGACACCTGCTTATGCATCTCCACTTGGCTTAACACCAAAAAGTGATGCCTTGTTAGTAGAAGGGGTAGAAAATGATTTTGCGATTACATTAGTTGCTCGTAAAGATAATGCAGATTGGGAACCTATTCAAAAGCTTGCAGAAGCAATGACTAGCCCAGAGGTCCGTAAATTTTTAGAAGAAAAATATGACGAAACAGCAATTCCTGCATTTTAA
- a CDS encoding methionine ABC transporter permease: MPEILIQYRLEIWQSIGETFVMVGMSILAAIIIGLPVGTLLFLSRKGKMLENQIIFSTLNLIVNIIRSFPFLLLVVFLIPFTRIIIGTAMGTAAATVPLSIIAIAHYARLVEQSLLEVPKGVIEAAISMGASVREVIFKFLYVEARSGLVLGLTTSIISFISYSTIMGVVGGGGIGDFAIRYGYQQFKTDLMIYMIIIMVILVQAIQFTGTAIAKVIDKR, from the coding sequence ATGCCTGAGATATTAATTCAATATCGATTGGAAATTTGGCAATCTATTGGGGAGACATTTGTAATGGTAGGAATGTCTATTCTAGCAGCGATTATCATCGGACTGCCAGTCGGGACATTGCTTTTCTTGAGTAGAAAAGGAAAGATGCTCGAAAATCAAATTATTTTTTCTACACTGAACTTAATAGTAAATATTATTCGTTCTTTTCCATTTTTATTATTAGTAGTCTTTCTTATTCCATTTACGAGAATCATCATTGGAACGGCTATGGGTACAGCAGCTGCAACAGTCCCATTATCGATTATTGCCATCGCTCATTATGCTCGTTTAGTGGAGCAATCATTACTAGAAGTGCCAAAAGGCGTAATCGAAGCAGCCATTTCAATGGGGGCATCTGTCAGAGAAGTTATCTTCAAATTTCTTTACGTAGAAGCTCGTTCTGGACTTGTTTTAGGACTAACAACCTCGATTATCAGCTTTATTTCTTATTCAACCATTATGGGAGTTGTTGGCGGCGGCGGTATTGGAGATTTTGCGATTCGTTATGGATATCAACAATTTAAAACTGATTTAATGATTTATATGATTATTATTATGGTCATATTAGTACAGGCTATACAATTTACTGGTACAGCAATAGCAAAAGTAATTGATAAAAGGTAA
- a CDS encoding methionine ABC transporter ATP-binding protein: MIQLRNVSKRFADDEVIKSISLAIHKGEIFGIIGASGAGKSTLLRLMNLLEVPETGKVLVDGRELTSLNYKELRQARQSIGMIFQHFNLVANKTVYDNVLVSLELANYSRKDRRNRVIECLRFVGLESFMGKYPAQLSGGQKQRVAIARAIANNPQVLLCDEPTSSLDPKTTGEILHVLEDVNKRLGVTIVIVSHEMEVIKSICSRVTVLEDGEIYDTVAIEPKGIQQINNTSKRLVEQLKKDGEIDYA; this comes from the coding sequence ATGATTCAATTGCGTAATGTTAGTAAACGTTTTGCGGATGATGAAGTCATTAAGTCTATTTCTTTAGCGATACATAAAGGAGAAATTTTCGGTATTATTGGGGCGAGTGGTGCTGGTAAATCCACGTTGCTGCGGCTAATGAATTTATTAGAAGTTCCCGAAACAGGAAAAGTGCTAGTGGACGGCCGTGAGCTGACCAGTCTTAACTATAAAGAACTTCGACAAGCCCGCCAATCAATTGGGATGATATTTCAACACTTTAATCTTGTTGCAAATAAGACCGTTTATGATAATGTGCTAGTGTCTTTAGAATTGGCTAACTATTCAAGAAAAGATAGACGAAATCGAGTAATAGAGTGTCTCCGATTTGTTGGATTGGAAAGCTTTATGGGTAAATATCCTGCACAATTAAGCGGAGGTCAGAAGCAGCGTGTAGCGATAGCACGCGCAATTGCTAATAATCCGCAAGTATTATTATGTGATGAACCAACCTCATCCCTTGATCCAAAAACGACAGGGGAAATCTTGCATGTTCTAGAGGATGTTAATAAGCGTCTAGGTGTAACGATTGTAATCGTCAGTCATGAGATGGAAGTAATAAAAAGTATCTGTAGTCGAGTGACGGTTTTGGAAGATGGAGAAATTTATGATACTGTTGCAATTGAGCCAAAAGGAATTCAGCAAATAAATAACACCTCCAAAAGGTTAGTAGAACAGCTGAAAAAGGATGGTGAAATAGATTATGCCTGA
- a CDS encoding LysE/ArgO family amino acid transporter produces MEPLLHGMVLAFGLILPLGVQNIFIFNQGATHKKFSYVLPAIITASICDSLLIYLAVAGVSVVVFTFEWVRTMLFTVGFFFLAYMGWSMWKTAAVVGNKQEQKLFSPRRQIAFAASVSLLNPHAILDTIGVIGTSSLAYTGEEKIMFTAACIGVSWIWFCLLAIGGRKIGQITGRGKLIQHINQVSAVIIWAMALYLGLNLIILK; encoded by the coding sequence ATGGAACCATTATTACATGGAATGGTATTAGCGTTTGGGTTAATACTACCATTAGGCGTTCAAAATATATTTATATTTAATCAAGGAGCAACGCATAAAAAATTTAGTTATGTATTACCGGCCATAATTACGGCTAGTATTTGTGATAGTTTGCTTATTTATTTAGCAGTTGCAGGTGTTTCAGTAGTGGTTTTTACCTTTGAATGGGTGAGAACAATGCTTTTTACTGTTGGCTTCTTTTTCTTAGCTTATATGGGATGGTCTATGTGGAAAACAGCAGCCGTGGTGGGGAACAAGCAAGAACAAAAACTCTTTTCTCCACGCCGCCAAATAGCATTTGCTGCGTCTGTTTCTCTATTAAATCCACATGCTATTCTCGATACTATTGGCGTCATCGGTACAAGTTCCTTAGCCTATACAGGAGAGGAGAAAATCATGTTTACTGCAGCTTGTATAGGTGTTTCATGGATTTGGTTTTGTTTGTTGGCAATAGGAGGGAGAAAGATCGGACAAATCACCGGGCGTGGAAAGCTGATTCAACACATTAACCAAGTATCAGCAGTTATTATTTGGGCGATGGCTCTTTATTTAGGCTTAAATCTAATAATTTTAAAATGA